One Ogataea parapolymorpha DL-1 chromosome VI, whole genome shotgun sequence DNA window includes the following coding sequences:
- a CDS encoding Serine/threonine protein phosphatase, whose product MTNEDAHQVGVMDIDLQQRTVSTDGIEANEELEKRIGQIDEPEYKNRFEHSKVFSFSVFDGHGGSEGSTYVRNHLLENIERMNISDASINKLFKFYQKEIGGYWRRWVRRKNLHLINSMGLESYLVSPKGNYTVRDPELEEKKLWDLPEFKEMVSGEDFFKIRLLLGFLYTDYQFLNYEDKINDAKHKEHSHLLNAGSTATSAFFYTIEKDKSNLNGYFYEPDVLSRLVVAHVGDTRAILCDRDGMARSLTQDHHPSNPIESRRLTRYSAGLMMTDSFGEERFANYANTRSFGDLTAKNIGITAEPEISEYLIGDMRKVQKYKRDNKNYLKKTNILDFGGDECFLVLVSDGVTNMLSDQEVVDVITSTTNNKGSLRGTPKEAAQEVVQFVECIGGMDNATCLVIKLGGWGKWPILDRTGPLRESKMMSGRRER is encoded by the coding sequence ATGACGAACGAAGACGCACATCAAGTAGGAGTTATGGATATAGACCTCCAGCAGAGGACGGTATCTACGGATGGGATAGAGGCaaacgaggagctggagaaaagaATAGGACAGATCGATGAGCCTGAGTACAAGAACCGTTTTGAGCACAGTAAGGTTTTTAGCTTTAGCGTATTTGACGGCCATGGCGGTAGTGAAGGCAGCACCTATGTGCGAAATCATTTGCTGGAGAATATTGAGAGAATGAACATCAGCGACGCAAGCATCAACAAGCTATTCAAGTTTTACCAAAAGGAGATTGGAGGATACTGGAGACGTTGGGTGCGTCGCAAAAATCTGCATCTGATCAACAGCATGGGGCTAGAAAGCTATCTAGTATCGCCAAAAGGTAACTACACTGTCCGCGATCCAGAGCTagaggagaaaaaactgTGGGATCTGCcagagttcaaggagatggTTTCCGGAGAAGATTTCTTCAAGATTCGGCTTCTGCTAGGGTTTTTGTACACCGACTACCAATTTCTGAACTACGAGGACAAGATTAACGACGCTAAACATAAGGAACATTCGCACCTTTTGAACGCCGGCTCCACAGCCACATCTGCATTTTTCTACACCATAGAGAAGGACAAGTCGAATCTAAACGGGTATTTTTACGAGCCAGACGTGTTGAGTCGATTGGTAGTTGCGCATGTGGGCGACACGCGTGCTATCCTCTGCGACAGGGACGGCATGGCAAGGAGTCTGACCCAGGACCACCATCCTTCAAATCCTATCGAGTCACGCAGACTGACCAGATACAGCGCAGGGCTAATGATGACCGATTCTTTCGGGGAAGAACGTTTTGCAAATTACGCCAACACGCGTTCATTCGGCGACCTCACAGCCAAAAACATCGGCATCACAGCCGAACCGGAGATCAGTGAATACCTGATTGGCGATATGAGAAAAGTCCAAAAGTACAAGCGTGACAATAAAAACTATTTAAAGAAGACCAACATCTTGGATTTTGGCGGGGACGAGTGTTTCCTCGTGCTTGTGAGCGACGGAGTGACCAACATGCTTTCCGACCAGGAGGTGGTCGACGTGATCACGAGCACGACCAATAACAAGGGATCGCTGCGGGGCACGCCAAAGGAAGCTGCTCAGGAGGTAGTACAGTTCGTTGAGTGTATTGGGGGCATGGACAATGCGACATGCCTGGTAATCAAGCTAGGCGGCTGGGGGAAATGGCCAATACTCGACCGAACAGGCCCTCTGAGAGAGTCCAAGATGATGAGTGGACGCAGGGAAAGATGA
- a CDS encoding 6-phosphogluconolactonase-like protein 1: MTTAVPLIYSFPEFSGVAEAVADHIVAAQNHALYGDYNRKKSLSDTNIASQFSGAAESMRLTKSVSEHHSASGNGTNTPSSSREQRKKKKEENRRFRIGLSGGSLISVLREGLLKRQDVEWSKWDVYFADERLVPFDSPESNYGKAKSQIFDNIPPEKGYPNIFPIDENLLNDPQECADTYEKTLIKGFASKDSVKLPMFDLILLGCAPDGHVASLFPNHETLRESYAWCAPVLNAPSGPPTRITLTVPVICHSHRVMFVVEGATKAPVISTIMERPDKGLPASIINEKAAGRIAWFVDDDAVKDVVGITKKRYKFLVHSE, translated from the coding sequence ATGACGACTGCAGTTCCCCTAATTTATTCATTCCCTGAATTCAGCGGAGTGGCTGAGGCCGTCGCAGACCACATCGTGGCGGCCCAAAACCATGCTCTGTACGGCGATTAcaacaggaaaaagagccTGTCAGATACGAATATTGCGTCGCAATTCAGCGGTGCGGCAGAAAGCATGCGTTTGACCAAAAGTGTGTCGGAACACCATTCAGCAAGCGGAAACGGAACTAATACTCCAAGTTCGTCTAGAGAGCAacggaaaaagaagaaggaggagaacAGAAGGTTCCGCATTGGTCTTAGTGGAGGATCATTAATTAGTGTGTTGCGCGAAGGACTGCTCAAGCGACAGGACGTTGAATGGTCCAAATGGGACGTTTATTTTGCCGACGAAAGACTGGTTCCTTTTGACTCGCCTGAGTCCAACTACGGAAAAGCCAAATCACAGATATTTGACAACATACCACCAGAGAAAGGATATCCCAACATTTTCCCTATTGATGAAAATCTTTTGAACGACCCACAGGAATGCGCAGACACTTACGAGAAAACTCTTATCAAAGGCTTTGCATCTAAAGACTCTGTGAAGTTGCCTATGTTTGATCTGATTTTGCTTGGATGTGCTCCCGATGGGCATGTTGCATCTTTATTTCCTAATCACGAGACCCTTAGAGAGTCCTATGCTTGGTGTGCACCGGTTCTAAATGCTCCGTCAGGACCTCCAACGAGAATCACCTTAACTGTCCCCGTGATTTGCCACTCTCACAGGGTGATGTTCGTGGTGGAAGGTGCCACCAAAGCGCCTGTCATAAGCACGATCATGGAGAGACCCGACAAGGGGCTTCCCGCTAGTATTATCAACGAAAAGGCTGCTGGACGGATTGCATGGTTCGTTGACGATGACGCTGTGAAAGACGTCGTGGGTATTACAAAGAAGAGATACAAGTTTTTGGTCCACTCCGAATAG
- a CDS encoding NADH dehydrogenase (ubiquinone) Fe-S protein 6 produces the protein MLRRSCQFALQTRKRSSLTLPKTAPITRKSQDEIEIAQAPNRVATWSPSQSSKDHIIKTNVRFVGRDLTKQPNPQAAIDLIAQQPIRYIHNNIAVCSGTDIFQGHPKVYINLDKDMPGTCGYCGLRYAREELKDKLS, from the coding sequence ATGCTTAGACGGTCTTGCCAGTTTGCCCTGCAAACTCGAAAGAGGTCCTCTTTGACGCTCCCTAAAACAGCTCCAATCACCAGGAAAAGCCAAGACGAAATTGAGATTGCACAGGCACCAAATAGAGTTGCCACATGGTCGCCTAGCCAGTCATCTAAAGACCATATCATCAAAACCAATGTTCGCTTCGTTGGCAGGGACCTCACAAAACAGCCTAACCCGCAAGCAGCAATAGACTTGATTGCCCAACAGCCTATTAGATACATACACAACAACATTGCGGTCTGCAGCGGAACAGACATCTTCCAGGGCCACCCAAAGGTCTATATCAACCTCGACAAGGACATGCCTGGAACTTGTGGTTACTGTGGATTGCGCTATGCCAGGGAGGAACTAAAGGATAAGTTGTCCTAG
- a CDS encoding Ketopantoate hydroxymethyltransferase, required for pantothenic acid biosynthesis, translating into MSSFSVFRSLVPRLGARYSSHATVRQKTLTDIKKLYKAKEPLAVITAHDYITGRIADSSEKLDIILIGDSLAMVSKGYASTLEIPFDDYYYACKSVLRGVNQKFVIADLPFGSFEASVSQCVESAVKLMKLGKIGSLKVEGGFEHGEQIKRLIEIGIPVTGHIGLKPQQFNAVGGYRVQGRKAQDAANIIKEAEYLRDIGCSMLLLECIPHKVAQYLTEKLDIPTIGIGSGPGTSAQVLVQADLLGMLDSPTAKFVQKYMNFHSEAVNAIDHYVGDVKSGTFPNIETHSYPIKEEEFEAMEKILQQDH; encoded by the coding sequence ATGAGCTCATTCTCCGTGTTTAGATCGTTGGTCCCGCGTCTAGGGGCTCGCTATTCGTCGCATGCAACCGTCAGACAGAAGACGTTGACAGACATCAAAAAACTTTATAAAGCGAAGGAGCCTCTGGCGGTGATCACAGCGCACGATTACATTACCGGTCGGATAGCAGACTCGAGCGAAAAATTGGATATCATCTTGATTGGAGACTCTTTGGCCATGGTGTCCAAAGGCTATGCCTCCACGCTGGAAATTCCGTTTGACGATTACTACTACGCTTGCAAGTCTGTTCTTCGAGGGGTGAATCAAAAGTTTGTCATAGCTGACCTTCCCTTCGGATCTTTCGAGGCTAGTGTTTCGCAGTGTGTTGAGTCAGCCGTCAAGCTCATGAAATTAGGGAAAATCGGCTCGCTCAAGGTCGAAGGTGGGTTCGAGCATGGCGAGCAGATAAAACGGCTCATAGAGATTGGGATACCCGTGACGGGTCACATAGGATTGAAACCTCAACAATTTAATGCTGTTGGTGGCTACAGGGTGCAAGGAAGGAAAGCGCAGGATGCCGCAAATATTATAAAAGAGGCAGAGTATCTCAGAGACATTGGCTGCTCTATGCTTCTTCTGGAGTGTATACCGCACAAGGTCGCGCAGTATCTTACTGAAAAACTGGATATTCCAACCATTGGCATCGGCTCCGGCCCAGGAACCTCGGCGCAGGTTCTGGTGCAGGCGGATCTTCTTGGCATGCTGGACTCTCCTACCGCCAAATTCGTCCAGAAATACATGAATTTCCATTCTGAGGCCGTCAACGCAATCGACCACTACGTGGGGGACGTCAAATCGGGCACTTTCCCAAACATAGAGACTCATTCGTATCCAATtaaggaggaagagttcGAGGCAATGGAAAAAATTCTGCAACAAGACCACTAA
- a CDS encoding putative membrane protein yields the protein MWFPIAFFLVSTFLLSGFAINHFIRLSKQPLYLSVILVFSLFLPFSIIFLLPVDLISTSADTYKQFKESIFYLNQPTVLFLWKFNYWTTFSLTWIILPFFQYWFGSGYYKRGDRFKYSLIELLKFQMIMIACGLIIFFYILVRHTSWLNFKFLKSLVITVSHIYSLVLALWLMAHGLIYLPRHEWETSGNYSNQLHKMYLKVPEINEQLEDTKFELRELCGKIKTLSHLDNLEYRDWILKLVGSIPPEFNEMVHHGVEPFTNSELNTKLLNKLSKQLKELKWEYNHKLIELQITVEKVIVLEDKVNAQLLGEYHPRLERPWISSPKVNYYLHQYVKPFLGKLLSLCLIVLSTVIVESETLHGFQFSLIKRLIAAITINATKIYVQIFTICFLVLTYMLVCAMLSLSQVKVFNIYHIESNQSSDPVSMIFFISYACRLTIPLSYNFLMLLDAKFTTNSSFQLFFGNSIQLISLGNFLNDLLPRLIIIPILLTMFRFWEKAKAWLSRVFLFDYLIRELDFEDDDLDTANYSGDLEGRPGSQSTRENARIHESKQIIQRLLNSDQRFSSTPIRPLTLSNNPASQEQSLTSFREFFSRLFSRLRFRSPASQYEGLRTYNLSLGTDNGSRRTSTDTGISLNTNISFDNDNRLLRDDDIMLIDEDDVSEI from the exons ATG TGGTTCCCAATAGCGTTTTTCTTGGTATCGACCTTTTTGTTATCGGGATTCGCCATCAATCATTTTATCCGGCTCTCGAAACAGCCACTGTACCTATCGGTGATTCTGGTATTCTCGCTCTTCTTACCTTTCTCCATCATATTCCTCCTTCCTGTCGACCTGATATCCACTTCCGCTGACACATACAAGCAGTTTAAGGAATCTATATTTTATTTGAATCAGCCCACTGTGCTATTCCTTTGGAAGTTCAACTATTGGACCACCTTTTCGTTAACATGGATCATCCTGCCCTTTTTCCAATACTGGTTTGGATCTGGATATTACAAACGGGGAGATCGCTTCAAGTACTCGCTAATTGAGCTTCTGAAGTTCCAAATGATTATGATTGCCTGCGGGCTTatcatttttttctacaTCCTAGTTCGACACACATCTTGGCTCAATTTCAAATTTCTCAAGTCCCTGGTTATTACAGTCAGCCATATATATTCGCTTGTTTTAGCCTTGTGGCTTATGGCGCACGGTCTCATATATCTTCCACGGCATGAATGGGAAACATCCGGAAACTACTCCAACCAGCTGCACAAAATGTACCTTAAGGTTCCAGAGATAAACGAGCAGTTGGAGGACACAAAATTCGAGCTCCGTGAGCTCTGCGGAAAAATCAAGACATTAAGCCATCTCGATAATCTTGAGTACAGAGACTGGATCCTCAAGCTTGTGGGATCCATACCTCCCGAATTCAACGAAATGGTTCATCATGGTGTCGAACCGTTCACCAACTCAGAGCTGAACACGAAactgctcaacaagctctcTAAGCAGTTAAAAGAGCTGAAATGGGAATACAATCATAAGCTTATCGAACTCCAAATCACCGTAGAGAAGGTGATAGTTTTGGAAGATAAAGTTAACGCACAACTGCTTGGAGAATACCATCCAAGACTGGAAAGACCTTGGATATCGAGCCCAAAAGTCAATTACTACCTCCATCAATACGTCAAACCCTTCCTGGGGAAACTTCTCTCGCTATGTTTGATTGTGCTCTCTACTGTCATTGTGGAATCAGAAACGCTTCACGGCTTCCAGTTCTCTTTGATCAAACGCTTGATAGCTGCCATCACAATAaatgccaccaaaatcTACGTCCAGATCTTCACCatttgttttctggttctgaCATACATGCTCGTCTGCGCGATGCTATCGCTATCACAAGTCAAAGTCTTCAATATATACCATATTGAGTCCAATCAGTCATCAGACCCGGTGTCGatgatcttcttcatcagctATGCGTGCCGTCTGACCATCCCCTTGAGTTACAACTTCTTAATGTTGCTGGACGCAAAGTTCACCACCAATTCCtcgttccagctcttttttggcaacTCCATCCAGCTCATCTCCTTGGGTAACTTCCTCAATGACCTGCTACCCCGGCTAATCATCATCCCTATCCTGCTCACAATGTTCAGGTTTTGGGAAAAGGCAAAAGCTTGGCTCTCGCGTgttttcctgtttgattACTTGATCAGAGaactggattttgaggacgacgacCTCGACACAGCGAACTATAGTGGGGACCTTGAAGGGCGGCCAGGATCACAGTCAACGCGGGAGAATGCGCGGATCCATGAAAGCAAACAGATTATACAGCGTCTTTTGAATTCAGACCAACGTTTTTCGAGCACACCAATCAGGCCGTTGACTCTCTCGAATAACCCAGCGTCTCAAGAGCAATCGCTTACGTCTTTTCGCGAATTTTTTAGCCGTCTATTCTCACGGTTACGTTTTCGCAGCCCAGCTTCTCAGTACGAAGGATTAAGAACATACAACCTAAGTTTAGGTACGGACAACGGTAGCAGACGAACTAGCACCGACACAGGCATCTCGCTCAACACTAACATCTCGTTCGACAACGACAACCGACTGCTTCGGGATGACGATATCATGCttattgacgaggacgacgtcTCCGAGATATAA
- a CDS encoding TATA-box-binding protein produces MDSLKLPTTAARAKAFTAQGSLAFPMMTTDMVKDESQDTDKYDILKKEPEEKMLDMSDQVADDAAASGIVPTLQNIVATVNLDCRLELKTIALHARNAEYNPKRFAAVIMRIREPKTTALIFASGKMVVTGAKSEDDSKLAARKYARIIQKLGFNAKFTDFKIQNIVGSCDVKFPIRLEGLAYAHGTFSSYEPELFPGLIYRMVKPKIVLLIFVSGKIVLTGAKQREEIYKAFEAIYPVLSEFRKS; encoded by the coding sequence ATGGATTCACTCAAACTCCCAACTACAGCAGCTAGGGCAAAGGCATTTACTGCCCAAGGCTCCTTAGCCTTCCCTATGATGACAACAGACATGGTCAAAGATGAATCACAAGATACAGACAAATACGATATCCTGAAGAaggagccagaagagaagaTGCTCGATATGAGCGATCAGGTGGCTGACGATGCAGCAGCATCAGGAATAGTGCCGACATTACAGAATATTGTTGCCACCGTCAACTTGGACTGTCGCTTGGAGTTGAAGACTATTGCTCTCCATGCTCGTAACGCAGAATACAACCCAAAGCGTTTTGCTGCAGTTATTATGCGTATTAGAGAGCCAAAGACCACAGCCCTTATATTTGCTTCGGGCAAGATGGTTGTGACGGGTGCTAAATCGGAAGATGATTCGAAATTGGCTGCCAGAAAGTACGCTCGTATCATCCAAAAGCTTGGTTTTAACGCTAAATTCACAGACttcaaaatccagaatATTGTTGGCTCGTGTGATGTCAAATTCCCTATTAGACTCGAAGGTCTAGCATACGCTCACGGAACTTTCAGCTCGTATGAGCCGGAATTATTCCCGGGTCTCATTTATAGAATGGTGAAGCCCAAGATTGTGCTGCTTATTTTCGTTTCAGGGAAGATTGTCTTGACGGGTGCAAAACAAAGAGAGGAGATTTATAAGGCGTTTGAGGCTATCTATCCTGTCCTTAGCGAATTCCGCAAGAGCTAG
- a CDS encoding ADP-ribosylation factor-like protein 3 produces the protein MFHLAQSLYSSYTRKDEYSVLILGLDNAGKTTFLEQLKSIYVPNYKELRPERILPTVGQNVGTIQVHGTLLKFWDVGGQDSLRELWSEYYSNSHAIVFVIDSCDKERLVECSNVLTGVMSNELIEGLPILMLANKQDREDETKLELVDIKEIFNPIAENLNARDSRVLPVSAITGEGVKDAIEWLHTRLIRNKMNRPPKKH, from the coding sequence ATGTTCCATCTGGCTCAAAGTCTTTACAGCTCGTACACGCGCAAAGACGAGTATTCGGTGTTGATTTTGGGACTAGATAATGCGGGCAAGACAACCTTCTTGGAACAGCTCAAGTCCATCTATGTCCCAAACTACAAAGAGCTACGGCCGGAGCGGATTCTTCCTACCGTGGGTCAGAATGTCGGCACAATCCAAGTTCATGGAACACTGCTGAAATTCTGGGATGTTGGGGGCCAAGACAGCCTCCGAGAATTGTGGTCAGAATATTATTCGAATTCGCATGCTATTGTATTTGTCATTGATTCGTGCGACAAGGAAAGACTGGTGGAATGCTCAAACGTTCTGACCGGCGTGATGAGCAACGAGCTAATAGAAGGGCTGCCCATATTGATGCTGGCCAACAAGCAGGATAGAGAAGACGAGACCAAGCTGGAGCTCGTGGATATCAAAGAAATATTTAACCCGATCGCAGAAAATTTAAACGCAAGAGACTCAAGAGTGCTCCCAGTTAGCGCAATAACTGGTGAGGGGGTTAAGGACGCTATAGAATGGCTGCACACAAGGCTAATTCGCAACAAGATGAACCGTCCCCCAAAGAAACATTGA